Within the Arthrobacter sp. UKPF54-2 genome, the region ACGGCCCAACGCGGGCAAATCCACGCTCACCAACGCCCTGGTCGGGCAGAAGGTCGCCATCACCTCGGCCAAGCCGCAGACCACCCGCCACACCATCCGCGGCATCGTGCACCGCGAGGACTCCCAGCTGATCCTCGTCGACACCCCCGGACTGCACCGGCCGCGCACCCTGCTCGGCAAGCGCCTGAACGAACTCGTCGCCGATACCCTCGCCGAGGTCGACGCGATCGGTTTCTGCCTGCCCGCCAACGAAAAGATCGGCCCCGGGGACAAGTTCATCGCCGCACAGCTCGCCGCCCTCGGAAACAAGCCGGTCATCGCGGTCGTGACGAAGGCCGACACCGTGGACCGCCAGGGGCTGACCGAGCAGCTGCTCGCCGTCGCCGCCCTGGGCCGCGAGGTGCTGGGCGGGGAGGGCTGGAAGGACATCGTGCCGGTCTCCGCCACGGACGGCTTCCAGGTCGGCACCGTCGCGGACGTACTTATCAGCCACATGCCGCCGTCGCCGCCGCTCTACCCGGACGGGCACCTGACCGACGAGCCCGAAGCGGTGATGATCGCCGAACTGATCCGCGAGGCCGCCCTCGAAGGCGTGCGTGACGAACTTCCACACTCCCTCGCGGTGGTGGTCGACGAGATCGTTCCGCGCGAGGGACGCCCCGAGGACCGCCCCTTCCTGGACGTGCGGGTAAACCTCTACGTGGAGCGGCCCTCGCAGAAGGCCATCATTATCGGTAAGGGCGGCGCCCGGCTCCGGGAGGTCGGCACCACGGCCCGCAAGGCCATCGAGGCGCTGCTCGGGGCCCGGATCTACCTTGACCTGCACGTTAAAGTCGCCAAGGACTGGCAGCGCGACCCGAAGCAGTTGGTGAAACTGGGCTTCTAACCCCCGACGACGACAGCGGGACGGCCGGCGGGCCACGCGCCCGCCGCTCAGCTTCCCGCACCGCCGGCCCGGACCG harbors:
- the era gene encoding GTPase Era translates to MSKQNKSDGEAPFGGYRAGFAVLVGRPNAGKSTLTNALVGQKVAITSAKPQTTRHTIRGIVHREDSQLILVDTPGLHRPRTLLGKRLNELVADTLAEVDAIGFCLPANEKIGPGDKFIAAQLAALGNKPVIAVVTKADTVDRQGLTEQLLAVAALGREVLGGEGWKDIVPVSATDGFQVGTVADVLISHMPPSPPLYPDGHLTDEPEAVMIAELIREAALEGVRDELPHSLAVVVDEIVPREGRPEDRPFLDVRVNLYVERPSQKAIIIGKGGARLREVGTTARKAIEALLGARIYLDLHVKVAKDWQRDPKQLVKLGF